Within Candidatus Nanoarchaeia archaeon, the genomic segment CTGTGCATCAGACTTTTCAGCTCAGGCTGTCTTTCTCATGGATCAGCTCGTGGACCAGCTCGTCAATGTCGCAGGAGACTGCTGCGATGCGCTTGTCTGCTGCGCCATAGTAGATGTACAGCCTGCCGTCAAACCTTGCAGTCCCTGTCGGGAACACCACGTTCGGGACATTCCCTTTTTTTTCCCACTCCTTCTCCGGAGAAAATAAGGGATGCTTGAGATGGCCTATGACCTTTGTTGGGTCTTTCTTGTCAAGCAGGGCTGCCCCCGCCCTGTAGATCCTGCCTTTGTCCATGTCGTCCACACCGTGGTAAATCAGGAGCCATCCCTTTTCTGTCTCGATAGGCGGGCAGCCTCCTCCGATGTTCCTGACCTCATACCAATACTCTGATTCGAGGACAACATACCTGCTCAGATTCCTGAGGTAGGCCTTCCAGTAGCTTGGGGTGAGGTCGCTGAATTTCCTAAAATAAATGACCTGGATATCAGGGAGTATTCTGTGAAGAAGCGCATACCTGCCATTGATCTTTCGCGGGAAGAGGATGCCGTCTTTTTCCCAGAGAAGGACATTCTTCCCGACAATATCCTTGAAATAAGATTCGAAGAGGAAGTAGCGCTCCTTAAGGCCGTTGCACTGCCTGAAAAGATCCTCTGCCTTATCGTAGGTGAGCTCAGGGGAGAGCACTCCCATCTTTTGCCACGTCATAAGGTCCTTGCTTGCAGCGCATGCAATCCGGCAATTCTTCTTATCATAGGCAGCATAGGTCATATAATATGTTCCATCGATGTGGACTATCCGGGGGTCTTCAATGCTATACTCGGACCTTCCTGAAGATGTTAGAACCGGCTTTTTCATCCGCTCAATAACCCTGAGGGGGCCATCGAGCCTGCAGTATCCTATCGTCGAGCGGTTTTGGGTGTTCCAAGCCCTGTAGAACATATGCAGGTGGTTCCCTTTCTGGGCAACCGCAGGGTTAAAGACTCCCTTGTTCTCAAAGGGGAGGCTTGTCGGGCTGAGAATAATTCCATGGCGCCGAATATGAACCATGGCCTGTTTTTGGGTTGTTTGTTTATAAAGGTTTGGATGAAGGCAGCCAAGACCCGATTGCCGGAGTTCATGGATTGGAACCCTGATTGAAGCTGGCCGAAGGCAGCATTCCTCTCGAAGTATCGTCAAGAGAATACAAAAATATATAAATGACATCTGCTCAGACACCATTAGTACCTAAAAGGGGGGTAAAACAATGGCAAAAGTTATTGCAAAGACAGGAGTCAAGAGAGTAAAGGGATACCTTTATTTCTTGGATAAGAAGGGAGATGTCGCTCGGGTCCAGATGGCGCGGGCAGGCAAGAAGACCTCAAAGAAGCAGGAGGTTGTTGCCAAGGCAGGCATCAAGAGGAAGCCGGGCTGCCTCTACTTTATTGACAAGCGCGGGGATGTCTGCGAAGCCCAGATGGCCCGAGGCGGAAGAAAGAAGAAGAGGTAAGTTTTTCTATTTTTTTTTTCTTATTTTTTTGCTAAATTTTTGCCACACTTGGATTCGGCTCAGTAGAAAGTCATACGGCAGTGGCTTGCAAGCGAGCAAGGTGAGCTTGCTCGCTAGCCGCCGGCTCGCTTGTGAGGGTATATGTGATTGCTGACACCCCCGAAGGTGCTAAAAAGAGCT encodes:
- a CDS encoding pesticidal protein Cry7Aa; the protein is MVHIRRHGIILSPTSLPFENKGVFNPAVAQKGNHLHMFYRAWNTQNRSTIGYCRLDGPLRVIERMKKPVLTSSGRSEYSIEDPRIVHIDGTYYMTYAAYDKKNCRIACAASKDLMTWQKMGVLSPELTYDKAEDLFRQCNGLKERYFLFESYFKDIVGKNVLLWEKDGILFPRKINGRYALLHRILPDIQVIYFRKFSDLTPSYWKAYLRNLSRYVVLESEYWYEVRNIGGGCPPIETEKGWLLIYHGVDDMDKGRIYRAGAALLDKKDPTKVIGHLKHPLFSPEKEWEKKGNVPNVVFPTGTARFDGRLYIYYGAADKRIAAVSCDIDELVHELIHEKDSLS